A window of the Hevea brasiliensis isolate MT/VB/25A 57/8 chromosome 6, ASM3005281v1, whole genome shotgun sequence genome harbors these coding sequences:
- the LOC110663065 gene encoding cyclin-dependent protein kinase inhibitor SMR10-like, which translates to MFSQFKSLTFMGVSNPEMFLSENDLNSMEFNFLVRPALEFEDEYRIAPLLDGDDRDDLHLNSKEEEEVEEDEEERKREEHKEEDKCKLLVSTLKIKLPSLGEFKIEEDLDDGFKTPTSLDQKIPVILPCPPAPRKPKSLPSNKRKPQRRRVLLDLSNEIESLFPTALRADLGGKIKKIRQENDTK; encoded by the coding sequence atgtTTTCTCAATTTAAATCATTGACATTCATGGGGGTGTCAAATCCTGAGATGTTTTTGTCTGAGAATGATCTGAATTCTATGGAATTCAATTTTCTTGTAAGACCCGCTTTGGAATTTGAAGATGAATATCGTATTGCACCTTTACTAGACGGGGATGATCGAGATGATCTTCATCTGAattcaaaagaagaagaagaagtagaagaagatgaagaagaaagaaaacgaGAAGAACATAAAGAAGAAGATAAATGCAAGTTGTTGGTTTCTACTTTGAAGATAAAATTGCCATCTCTAGGAGAATTCAAGATCGAAGAAGATCTAGATGATGGGTTCAAAACTCCAACATCTTTGGATCAAAAAATCCCAGTGATCCTTCCATGCCCACCTGCACCAAGAAAACCTAAATCTCTCCCATCAAATAAAAGAAAACCTCAACGCAGGAGAGTCCTTCTTGATCTATCAAATGAGATTGAATCTTTGTTCCCTACAGCTCTTCGTGCGGATCTTggtggaaagattaagaaaattagaCAAGAAAATGACACCAAATGA